The stretch of DNA AATAAAGCAGCAGGACCTTagataaaagaaaagagagaaaaaaaaaaaagaagagagagacaaaaaataataatttaaaaattttaacagaaaAAAATTCATCAGTGCTAGATTTTATTTCACATAATCAGAAATTATTTAATGCTTATTAACATCTGATTTTCTTGCgaacttttattttgaaaaatgctATCGTTTCTTTCCAACCAAACAGTCCACCAATGGACAATACTTTTAAGTGGAATAATGTGACAATATTTTGTGGGTAAATAGGCAAAATTAATTCTACTCAGGGAAATTGTTAATAAGAACGTTACAATTATAATGTACCCTTTCCCATAATTAATTCGTATACGTATCAACCAGGTGTGCACATGGGCTATGTACGTTGTTTAAGTGCCGAACCAACAAACAAGGAatcttttttgttaaaatatttctttttcatatttttatcctttgaaaaagaaaaagtgactTGTTGTTGTGGTCACTTTATTACCCTTAGTCCGGGCATTGGAACATGGATGCAAGAAATTAAGATCCTAACCCTCCTACgttcaaaaattaatttgtttaatcaattatattaaaatctattttattgtaattttttcaatcatatatattaacatgcatatggCCTAATTTGGTAGTGCagttattagaaaatatcacTCTCATGCTTTCGAAGATTCTGAAAATTTAAGAACGTTTTCAATCATTAATTTTTCTTccattattttcaaattttgcgATACCAAAGTAGGCCTAAGTGATTGTCACTTGCTTTGCTAGCTACCATTTTGAGGACTACTCCTTTCCTTTAAGCTTCGAATAATGTTGCATGCATGGGGGCAAATACAATGGTTAAGCTTTGTTCCACTATCGCAATATCTCCTTCGAACTTTTAAAAGGGTAATGTGAGATACccacgaaaagaaaagaaaagaaaaaaaaaatagaaaaaaaggggTTGGCACGTGCATGCCACCGCCATACCAGGCCGCTGCACATGATGAGCACGTGCGAAGATATATCTTGATTAATTTTTGTGCTTGAAGCGTCGATTTTGCGTGGTACGGAGTGATATttgaaaaacatttttttttggttcgtaCGTTCAGATGCGCGCAGAGATGATGGAATCATAATATGTAGAGCATGCACATGCATATCCGGATACTTATTTACTACAAATTAAATGAGCttagaaattataaaaatttagcataCATAAAATCAAGTGAAAACTAAGTAAACTACCACTTGCATGCACTTTAGATGCGTGATGTAGATTAGCATATAAGTAGCAAACTAGTTTTAGAGCTAGGAGAACAAATAATGGGAAGAAAATAAGCTAATTagaaatattatgaaatatgaGCTTTCAATTACGATATATATAATGAGAATTATTATCGATTGCGATCATACACAAAGAGCTAGTGGGTTACGTTGCTACGTACTTAGCTTAACGTATTCAGGTTATATAAAGATGCTTTTGTTTGGTGTTCTTGACCTTTGTCCATAAGTCACATGGATATGGTCCAACAGGAACCACACCATCTTTAGATTCTTCACCAATGTGGATCGATCTGGTGCATGTGATTATCGTACGCATCTTTACCTGCATCACCACACAATTCCTGTGACAGGTACcttgtttaatatatatagatatatactaCCTAGCtagttaattactttattaatatatacatagCCGCTGTAGCGGACATCGATATGCTAAACAGTTTCCTAATTTGTTACCAAAGGTTACATAGCTGGATAATCGTGCGACTCCATTATAAAATTCTGTATTCGACTCCCACCACAAAACTCTGGCCTAgtgattcaaatatttttagattactTCTTAAACCCCTCTGTGGTAAGTTATTGCACGCGCGCTCCAGAGAGGATGAATACAGATAGAGAACCTATTAAGAAAGGAGTAACTAAGTGCAACTAACTAAATTACGCGGCCAGTTTTGCCTCTACGTATCCTGCTAAGTTTCGTTCAATTCTATTCTCTATCTATTCTGCTATTAATACTGCATGTGGCTCGTGGCTTGATGTGATGTAGAGTCAACTCTCattaatgaataaaatataaaaaagaagtgACTCTGCCCATATCTTAGCTACCCACTGTTTCAATCACCAGAGAAAAATggttatataatattttgtctCTATATAATATTGACGGTGCAACTGCATAtcattaatcaaatttaattcgtAGAATTAGTTataacaaaattcaaatattatatatatgcatgtaaggCTACAGaagagattttaattttgataataaatcAACAACACGTACTGCATGTGTAATGGcttttatatacatacatacatatatatatatatatatatattatatatatatatatatatatatatatatatatatataacaaaacaaGAAATTGCTACTGtttatacaataaaataaaatttgtcttgCTTTGCTGGAGATAAACAAATATTTAGAAAAGATTTGATCATTTGACTAGTGCTAGACTAGCTAAGAATATGCCATATCTTTTATGATTTACATACCTATCTTTTGAagtcaaatatataaatattattattattgatttgaCTTACTTAATAATACATGTGTGTCTCCTAATCTCATTGCATGAAGACTCATGGAAGATGGAGAGTTATATATTCATCCTACCAACCTCTCACCCTcctatgaaatgacttttctaTTTCAATATGTTTCGTTTGAGGGTTGGGACCCTTACTTTaaagaaatttcaaattatctcaaaaattagtaattttcgtcagcaaatataaaaattctattttgatattttatattattatccgTGTAATTCATCTTTATGTTCGTAGCATTAAAATGCATGTGTAATCAAAATTGaactttttatctttcttttacattttcaattttgaatttgactagTTTATGAAAATCTTGCGCCCCGCAATATTTGGCCGCTCTTGAATCTCAATTTTGTCTttctccaaatccaaatcaaatttttttgagaataatgCGTCGACGCAGACGACGTGGAAGCACACCGCCACGGACACGTGCCCCTGCCGCTTCGCGCGCGTGCGTTTTTATTTGCATGCGCCGGTTCCGCTCGCACCGCCACCTGTCACCCAAGCGTGCCATGGTGCTAACCGACACGTGTCGCTCCGCGGCCGCACCACGTGAAGCTCGTTGTGGGCCCGAGGACCAGAAGGCGACGGGCCCAGGCAAAATTGGGCCATTCTTGAGAATCGTCCACTGGGCCGGGCTCTTTTAATATTGCGGCCCCAATGGGCGGAGAAAATCCCATCCATGCACCGGGTGTATCTGTATATCTATTACACCTTGTCTAATGGTTAATAATATattgtccctagagcaagtggcaaaaggcttcgtgattggtactcgagatcccaagttagaatcttagttgattcacattttcagcaaaataaaaaataaaaaataaaaaaatcttgtCTTGGACgcagaaaaaaaatttgctcgTACCGAGGACCACCTAACAGGgacattttttcttttaatttttagtggCATTGTCATAATTATATGTTTAACGAAATCAATATAATCTACGTATATATTACTGCGAGatcaatatttaatattataaatatgatCAAAGTATCTGAACTACTGAATTTATTATCTTAATATCAAATGGTGCCAAAAATATGCTTCTAGATGAGTTATCagtgtttaaattttatagcttttggatttttttttttaaattattttgttcatTGCCGTAGTGGAAGCAAAAGGTgttgaaataatttgattattataaaataaaatggcgTCGGCGTATAGGGTATATAACTATACACTCGGTGTAAGGAATTATTTCCTCCAATGGACGGGCGAACGGAATCCAAAGGCCATAACCCATGCCCCGAAATCCGAGGGCTATGATGACATCCACATATCCAGATTCATTCCCCGAGAAGTTTCTCACCTTTCCCTTGTCTTTTTTTCCCATTTCCCTATCCATCCATCTCTAAAATAGCattgtaaaaatataataataattctactataataataataataataataatgatgttTTCTCTACTATGTATGTGTAGCAGCGACACAAGAGAGGAGGACCCCATCCCCGCTCCTTCGCATTCCCAAAGCTGTTTCCttttctcctccctcctcctctgcctcttcctcctcctctggcTAAGCTAGGGTTTCGATAAGgtacgcctctctctctctctctctctctcgatcctAGTGGTGCGTCTAATTAATCGATTTGGGTGGTGGGTTGTTAATCCTTTACTTCGTAGAACCAAATAGTAACTCTCTTGTGAAGGAAATAGGGCATTCGGTGGTAGAGAGGTGGTCGGTTTTATCTTATTTGTTTTGAGATATTTGCCTTGCTCTTTGGTGTAATTACAATTACAGATCCTCGGAGTCAACTACCCATGTCGCAAATTATGCTTTTTAGTTGATTTGGtggggattttttatttttttttttaatagattttagAGTCGAAGTTGGTTCCGCAGGTCACAATTGAATTTACGAGGTCGAGGTGGGTTGTAGCTGTAGCAGTTGCATAAAGATTAGATTTTTATTAAGCTTTTAGGACCCAATGGTTTTGGATTCCCGGCTCCGCGAGTTGTCCGGCATGTTCAGCGGCCTAACGTACGATGATCACTCCGCCGGAGAGAATTCAATGGCTAGAGTTAGATTAAATGAGTCCCAACCCTTCTTAGATCATAATACCTACAAGAACTTCCCCCAAATGGTCCCTGTTGCGAATTCAAATGGCGATTTCTCGTCCAATATTTGCAAATTTAATGAGGGGGATGGCCCCGAAGATTGTGAGATCATATCGGATATCGCCCTCAATTACATAAGCCGCATGCTCATGGAAGAAGACATTGATGAGAAGGTAAGCACTTACCAGGAAGAGGCGGCCCTTCGAGCTGCCGCGAAGCCCTTCTATGACATACTGGGCCAGAAGTTTCCGCCTTCGCCAGTGCGGCCGCCGCTCTTGGGAAGCCCTAATGACAGCAGTAACAGCAATTACGCGCACTCCGGTTGTTTTAGCGGAAGCAGCGGAGTGGCGGATAATTGTTGGTTTCAAGATTCTACAAATTACAAGCAATCGCAGGCTTACCCTGTATCATTTGATTACCGTTCTCAGCCTTCGAAAAGCTCCTCAAGCAACGGAAGTAATGCAGTTGAATCGTTCGAAGAGCCGTTGATAACCTCAGGGCGGGTACCTGAGTTCTTGATTGAGAGTCTTCCGGCTTGGCAGTTCCGGAAAGGAGTAGAGGAAGCTCAAAAGTTCCTCCCTAGTAGCGATAAGCTGATTATCGATTTAGAGGCTACTGGGATCTCTTTCTGTCGGGAGTTGAGAAAGGGTAATCAACGTGTCAACAAGGTAAAGGCGGAGGCGGGGGAGAAGGAATCACCAAGTTTTACTTCCAAAGTTAGGAAGAACCCGAATAGCGAAGACTTGGATTTGATGGAAGGGAGGAGCAACAAGCAATTCGCCGTTTTCTCAGAGGAGCCCCTCCGGTCGGAGATGTTCGATATGGTCCTACTTTGCCAAGGTGAGAAGTCCTCTAAGAAAGTTACTGATCTGCAAGAGCTGATGAAGAACGAAGCTAACAAGAGCAGCTCCGAGAATGTCCAAACTAAAGGGTCGGCTGGCGGGGCAAGGCCGAGGGGAAGGAAGCAAAACAGGAAGGAGGTGGTGGATTTGAGGACTCTCCTTATCCATTGCGCTCAGGCGGTAGCGGCTGACGATCGCCGGACGGCCAACGAGCTTCTGAAACAGTTAAGGCAACACTCCTCGCCGAACGGGGATGGGTCCCAGCGGCTGGCGTACTGCTTTGCCGACGGGCTTGAGGCCCGCTTAGCTGGCACGGGCAGCCAGATCTATCACAAGCTAGTGGCCAAACGGACAACGGCGACCGACATGCTGAAGGCCTACCATCTGTACCTCGCGGCATGCCCGTTCAAGAAGGTCTCTCACTTCTTCTCCAACCAAACGATCCTCAACGTGGCGGAGAAGGCCAAAAAGGTTCATATTATAGATTTCGGTATCTTCTTTGGATTCCAGTGGCCCTGCCTTATTCAGCGGCTTTCCAAGAGGGAGGGCGGCCCCCCCATGCTTCGGATCACCGGTATTGATGTGCCCCAGCCGGGCTTCCGCCCTACAGAACGGATCGAGGAAACTGGGCGGCGGCTGGCGGAGTACGCTAAGAAATTCAAAGTACCTTTTGAATATCAAGCCATTGCTTCAAAGTGGGAAACTATTCGAGTTGAGGATCTCAAAATCAATAAGGACGAGGTGCTTATTGTGAACTGCTTATATCGATTCAGGAATCTTATCGATGAGACGGTGGCGGTGGACAGTCCCAGGAATAGGGTCCTCAACACTATAAGGCGAATGAACCCCGAAGTCTTTATTCACGGGATTGTTAATGGCTCGTATAGTGCTCCTTTCTTTGTGACGAGATTCAGAGAGGCTCTATTCCACTTCTCTGCGTTGTTTGATATGCTCGAGACGAACGTGCCGCGGGAGAACGAGCAGAGGCTGCTTATCGAAAGAGATCTTTTTGGAAGAGAAGCCCTTAATGTGATAGCTTGCGAGGGGTCAGAAAGGGTGGAGAGGCCGGAGACCTACAAGCAGTGGCAAGTGAGGAACCTCAGGGCTGGGTTCGAGCAGCTGCCGTTGAATCCGGAGATCATGAGAAAGGCGAAGGAGAAGTTGAGAACCATTTACCACAAGGACTTTGTTATCGATGAGGATAGCCGGTGGCTGCTGCAGGGCTGGAAGGGAAGGATCATCTACGCGGTCTCGACTTGGAAACCTAATGTTTTATAAACACATATATGCATGGGAATGATTCAAATCCGCAATTCGACCTCGGCTTACTTGACATGAAGCTGTTAAGGCATGTGAAAAGCTTTTAAAAAGATTATTCGTCATATTTATCTTCATTTTTAATAAATTCCGGGGTAACCTCTAGAACAATATTTGGTGATGCAGGGTTTCTGGGCCTGATTCAGTAGGAGAGACACTGCACAGTGAGGTTCTTGGGACCTCAAAAGTCATGGATCTTTGGACTAACTTGATCTGTATGGTAGGCAATGCTGGTTGTATTAGCTGGTAAACAACAAAGCAGGTACTGTAATGTGATGATCTAATCTTATCTACTAGATGTGGGTAATTTGAGATCAAGCGATTATTATGAAGAATAGAGCTCTCAGTGAGTTAATAGTTGCTCTATACTGTAAACAGCATATTGATgatcccttcttttttttttctttttttttttttccctctttggGAGGGGGGAGGCCAGGGGGGTGTCAATGTTCTTTTGCTCTATAAATAGCTAGTTTTTGCATCATCCTGTCATTTGGATAACTTTATTCGTTATTATTGATGTGCCCTTTATCAGTCCAAGCGCAAAGCTCTAGGGAACAAACTAAGATAAGGCTTCCCATTAGAAGCATAATCAAGAAGCACTTGTACTAGGAATCACTTTCCTTAGTGGGGAAAAAAGCCTTCATTTTATAGAGCAATTCAGGAAAGTGAGCTTCTGGGCTTCTTTCGGCATCTTGGCAGTTTGGAGCTAGCTAGCTCCCTACTTGCAACATCAACATAATTATTCGCAGATATGCGCCGCACTCAGgcatttcaaattctaattccTTTTAGAGATTTCCCACTTCAGCATCAGGGATCAAATGCGAGCGGAAAAGGCTCCAGTAAGAAGGGATACTGATAGAAACAAGAAAAGTAATCTTGGCCAGAGTAAAACAGCGGCAATTATTGATCAACTTTGGGCGTTAATCGCACATTTCAAATGCAAATGCAAATGCAAATGCAAATGCAAATTTAGAGATATGCAAAATAAGATGCTCATGGATATATAGTCGGCATAGTCGGTGGTTCATCGCAGCCGACAAGGCTATGTAACAGCGGGCCTGTTACTTCCACTAGTGAAAAGAGTCATAGCTTACCTTATGATCACAATCCTGTTATAATAAGGGTCATTATTAATAAAGGTACTTGCACAACTATGACATGGCCACAATTATGGCCCAAGGGAGAAGTTAGCTAGCTCAATATAAAgagtactatataaaataaatggtgACAACAACGTAACGCTAACAAATGTTAGATCATAGTGGTGTGACTCAGGTGGGCTAcatagataaaaatatcaattggGTCATtagtattagtattattattattattattggttatGCTCTCCTTATGACTTCACTGCCCACcactaagaaaataaattttaattcacgagtgttatgcaatcttgatgcatgcATGATGTTTGATCCCATATATCATTCCACTCCCATGATGTATGGGAGTTTATATGAGCAGCTGGAATTGAAAAGGTTAAAAGATATAAAGCGGGATCACATGAAACATGCAGGCTTGGTTAAATCACGAGAATTAACACACCCTGaaggtttcatttttttttgtttttgtttttgattcatGTGTTCTTACTTGAATTCCTACAATTTTTTGAGTGCCTGAACCAAGGATTTCTCgtgtcagtttttttttttttttttgcttcgcGCACGGCTTGTGGAGGAGTACAAAGCCTATAACGTACCGTGAAGGTAACACATGCATGATGTAcacggagagaaaaaaaaggaaaaaaaaaaaaatgaagagaaaaggACAGATATTAATcgattgaattcaaattttcattttcgTATAAACATTGCTGGCAAATTAAATTTGGATATCCTTTTCCATCTTTTTCATCTGCATTTGTACGGGTTTGAGTTCGTCAAAACACGGTGAATGGCCGTGTATTTCTTGCAGGTCCCTTTTTAGCAGCCGTTAGCTGCTATATCAGCTTTGACATAAGAAGACAAGTTACAAACTGTTAGGGCTGCTAATAAACCCAACCATGTTCGGACAGTTAACTTATGAAAAAGttaaaagggaaagagaaagagagaaagacctGTGACAGAGAAAGATAAGGAGAGAATTTATTTGCTGTGTTTTGATATTTGACTTGCTTGTTATCTACTGGTAATTACCAAAAATGATattatttatagttttattgAGGACTAATTaaagttgctttttttttttttttgacctattATAGAGATAGAATTGTTTCTTCACTTCTGCCATAGTATATACAAGCTAATTGAAAGGTAACACGTAATGCTTAATATCTGTTGTATTTCTAACTGCATGCATTtctaactacactgcatttataattacatctaagtAGGTTTGGTTGGGCCTGATGTAAGCCCAACACTGGGCCCAAGTTCAATGACAAAGCCCTAGCAAGGCCCCTTGGGCAGGATCAGGATGATCCAACATGGGCCTAGATTTGTGGGTatgagctttttattttttagatatggCCCGTGGTTCCCCCATCAACCGTCCAATCCCAACTCACACACCCAAACCCACTCCCCCatcgatttatttattttattttatttttttatttttttaaagagagaagGATAGTAAGGTATTTGCCTCgttcatttttataaaaataaatttagttaaaaatgtgaagtaattagatttcaaatttagaattttaaatgtCAGCTATCAATTCTTAACCAACTGTGCTAAAACTCCGTAGCTACCCAGTGATATCCCGCCCAAGGTtaatattagtaattttttCCGCACCAACAACAAACGAAaatccctctttctctctcttgaataaataaattaaattaaataatggtGAGATTAGTGCTACCATTCTAAGATTCCAActtttctataatataatatatcagCTAAAACGTGTGActcatgttatatatatagatatatatatatatatatatatatatatatatatatatatatatatatatatatataacacatgtAGTTGTGAATAGCTTTGcaaccatgcatgcatgccaCTGAGGATGCCACTTGATGAAAGAGTGCAAAAGTAAATATGGGACCCCCCATCTCCCTCTTTCTCGTATAAATGTGTGGATGTGGGATTATGCCATGACCACCAAGCAAGAGATAAGGGTTGATCTGACGTGCATGCCTTTTAATTGATTCTTTCTCATTCACTCCATgagctcttcttcttttttttcctttttttttccgctttttctttttctttttttatacaaaaaaaaataaaaatgatcgaCTCCAACAAATCCTCGTCCACTTCCACATTGAGTGGATGAAATTTCTCGCTACTTATAATTTGAGCAACTTTTTTTTGTCGCTCTCATTAATGTTGATCCTGCCTATACGTTCTTCTTGTGGTGGGGAAGATAATTAATGTTGCATAAACTCGGTCTACCGCGTGGACGAATCATATTTGATATAGATGTGAGTTGCCATTTACATGAGCACCTCGATCAGTTTCTTTTTTATATCCCTTATATATTGGTCAAAAGCTATATGTCCTATTAATTGCTGGTTGTTGATTAGCAAAGTATATGAGCAATTTAATAGGCTCTTTAACTCTAGCGTGGAATCTCTCCTTATTTCgtttttttccctttgtttAGTCCTTAATTAGTATCCATGCATGGTGAGATATCTCTAGtgtgaattttgaaatttattgaaTTGTACCCGTctcctttatatatattacGAAGGATCAaccgtgtgtgtgtgtgtgtgtgtgtgtgtgtgtgtgtgtgtgtacttCTACAACAAATGGCATCAGAGCACGAACTGCCACCTATAAAACATAATGATTGAGAAATGCTTAAGAGTCGACGTATTTTTCCGTAGTTAATAGAAAACCTAA from Ananas comosus cultivar F153 linkage group 18, ASM154086v1, whole genome shotgun sequence encodes:
- the LOC109724109 gene encoding scarecrow-like protein 9 encodes the protein MVLDSRLRELSGMFSGLTYDDHSAGENSMARVRLNESQPFLDHNTYKNFPQMVPVANSNGDFSSNICKFNEGDGPEDCEIISDIALNYISRMLMEEDIDEKVSTYQEEAALRAAAKPFYDILGQKFPPSPVRPPLLGSPNDSSNSNYAHSGCFSGSSGVADNCWFQDSTNYKQSQAYPVSFDYRSQPSKSSSSNGSNAVESFEEPLITSGRVPEFLIESLPAWQFRKGVEEAQKFLPSSDKLIIDLEATGISFCRELRKGNQRVNKVKAEAGEKESPSFTSKVRKNPNSEDLDLMEGRSNKQFAVFSEEPLRSEMFDMVLLCQGEKSSKKVTDLQELMKNEANKSSSENVQTKGSAGGARPRGRKQNRKEVVDLRTLLIHCAQAVAADDRRTANELLKQLRQHSSPNGDGSQRLAYCFADGLEARLAGTGSQIYHKLVAKRTTATDMLKAYHLYLAACPFKKVSHFFSNQTILNVAEKAKKVHIIDFGIFFGFQWPCLIQRLSKREGGPPMLRITGIDVPQPGFRPTERIEETGRRLAEYAKKFKVPFEYQAIASKWETIRVEDLKINKDEVLIVNCLYRFRNLIDETVAVDSPRNRVLNTIRRMNPEVFIHGIVNGSYSAPFFVTRFREALFHFSALFDMLETNVPRENEQRLLIERDLFGREALNVIACEGSERVERPETYKQWQVRNLRAGFEQLPLNPEIMRKAKEKLRTIYHKDFVIDEDSRWLLQGWKGRIIYAVSTWKPNVL